In one window of Oncorhynchus kisutch isolate 150728-3 linkage group LG16, Okis_V2, whole genome shotgun sequence DNA:
- the LOC109879140 gene encoding zinc finger protein 79-like: protein MSKLQLFRVFLNERLTAAAVEIFGAVEKTVVEYQEENDRLRRLLRRTPKIQLCGIDSLQLSVSEEEVPPEQQHCEQEWSPSLEQEDPETKQIKEEQEEVRTSQKEEQLEGVEPDIIDLDFTPPCVKSECDLEDPLWSLTLPQTKNEENGESDSKPVDLKPFVTVTHIKGLDIPCDPPDNQNNAYRHSSAVFSNPVGLDSSSPLGPSPPLGPSPPLDPSPPLDPSPPLDPSPPLDPSPPLDPSPPLDPSPPLGPSPPLGPSPPLDPSPPLDLNSPLEEHCSKLSTTSRRTHHCRDCGKTFALKADLQRHVTLTKKRLSECRFCKKRYNSTCKLKAHVRLCHGGKPCICPVCGKTFKLKGVLSKHMRIHTGEKSFSCGDCEKSFSHKGALNLYELTHTGEKPFSCGDCEKSFNLKNNLTRHKLIHTGEKPFSCGDCGKSFSLKNNLTRHKLIHTREKPFSCGVCGKSFSQKGDLGRHKLTHTDDKPFSCGDCGKNFRQKGDLRRHILTHTGEKPFSCGDCGKSFNQKGDLSRHRQTHTGEKQHGCSVCGKRFIRKAHLLKHVNNIHKERKRDENKNNEN from the exons ATGTCTAAACTACAGTTGTTTCGTGTGTTTTTAAATGAGCGTTTAACGGCGGCTGCTGTGGAGATTTTTGGTGCAGTTGAGAAAACGGTAGTGGAGTACCAGGAGGAGAATGATCGGCTACGGAGACTGCTGCGGAGGACACCAAAGATACAACTATGTGGAATAG actccctgcagctctctgtctctgaagaggaggttccccctgagcagcagcactgtgagcAGGAGTGGAGCCCCAGTCTGGAGCAGGAGGACCCAGAGACCAAacagattaaagaggaacaggaggaagtcaggaccagtcagaagGAAGAGCAGCTTGAAGGGGTGGAGCCTGATATCATAGATTTAGATTTCACTCCTCCCTGTGTGAAAAGTGAATGTGATCTGGAGGACCCACTTTGGTCCTTGACTCTTCCTCAAACCAAGAATGAGGAAAACGGAGAGAGTGACTCTAAACCAGTGGATCTCAAACCTTTTGTCACTGTGACCCACATTAAGGGTCTTGACATTCCCTGTGACCCTCCAGATAATCAAAACAATGCCTACAGACACAGCTCAGCCGTATTCAGCAACCCAGTAGGACTTGACAGCAGCTCACCATTGGGTCCCAGCCCACCATTGGGTCCCAGTCCACCATTGGATCCCAGTCCACCATTGGATCCCAGTCCACCATTGGATCCCAGTCCACCATTGGATCCCAGTCCACCATTGGATCCCAGTCCACCATTGGATCCCAGTCCACCATTGGGTCCCAGTCCACCATTGGGTCCCAGTCCACCATTGGATCCCAGTCCACCATTGGATCTCAACTCACCATTGGAAGAACACTGTTCCAAACTCAGCACCACGTCTAGAAGAACTCACCACTGCCGTGACTGTGGTAAAACATTTGCTCTGAAAGCTGACCTGCAGAGGCATGTGACTCTCACCAAGAAGAGACTCAGTGAATGTAGATTCTGCAAGAAACGCTACAACTCCACCTGTAAACTGAAGGCCCATGTCCGACTCTGTCATGGTGGTAAACCCTGTATCTGCCCTGTTTGTGGAAAGACCTTCAAACTCAAAGGAGTTCTGTCCAAGCACATGaggattcacacaggagagaaatcattCAGCTGTGGTGACTGTGAGAAAAGCTTCAGTCACAAGGGTGCCCTAAACTTATATGAACTGACTCACACTGGggagaaaccatttagctgtggtgactgtgAGAAAAGCTTCAATCTCAAGAATAATCTAACCAGGCATAAActgattcacacaggagagaaaccatttagctgtggtgactgtgggaaaagcttcagtCTCAAGAATAACCTAACCAGGCATAAACTGATTCACACAagagagaaaccatttagctgtggtgTCTGTGGAAAAAGCTTTAGTCAGAAAGGGGACCTAGGGAGGCACAAATTGACTCACACAGATGAtaaaccatttagctgtggtgactgCGGGAAAAACTTCAGACAGAAAGGGGACCTAAGGAGACACAtactgactcacacaggagagaaaccatttagctgtggcgactgtgggaaaagcttcaatcAGAAGGGGGACCTAAGTAGgcacagacagactcacacaggagagaaacaacATGGCTGCTCAGTCTGTGGTAAAAGATTCATTCGTAAGGCTCATCTGCTGAAGCATGTGAATAACATCCACAAAGAAAGAAAACGGGATGAAAACAAGAACAACGAAAATTAG